The Patescibacteria group bacterium genome window below encodes:
- a CDS encoding helix-turn-helix domain-containing protein, producing MIGDNVKKFRKKKGLTQDGLARKADIPYTTLIKLESNVVKKPSVQTIAKIAKVLNISIEELIR from the coding sequence ATGATTGGAGACAATGTAAAGAAATTTAGAAAGAAGAAAGGCCTTACACAAGATGGCCTTGCAAGAAAGGCCGATATTCCTTATACTACTTTAATAAAGTTAGAATCCAATGTTGTTAAAAAACCTTCTGTTCAGACAATAGCGAAGATTGCCAAAGTATTAAATATCAGCATAGAGGAATTAATAAGGTAA